One genomic segment of Kordiimonas sp. SCSIO 12603 includes these proteins:
- a CDS encoding efflux RND transporter periplasmic adaptor subunit, whose product MKKQLPSSSPRLLKAGAIIISAGLLASALGLRLTAQEDVSKKISALPIKTTTVKIEDSYVSRRTFTGRAVAGRISPLAFELGGTVSEISTDLGQQVTKGDIIARLDTSRLEASKSQLIAEQEEVTASLKLAERTLKRAEETFKSGHASAQRLDEAEANAITLKARLKRLDASLRTLDVDIRRSSIKAPFSGTITQRMVDEGTVVGSGTSVLEITEDSRMEAHIGMPPKHANSIAIGASVELRDGKRQIIKGATVRSIVPIITGQTRTMMVTFDLPENRTTRGELINAVVNDEQDAHGAWLPIRALSSDVRGLWRVYKVHQEGSDQRVRFENVQILYTEGNRVFVTGTISDGDILVADGMNRLAPGQLVRATQ is encoded by the coding sequence ATGAAAAAGCAACTCCCCAGCTCCTCCCCCCGCTTGTTAAAAGCTGGAGCAATCATTATTTCTGCTGGTCTTTTGGCCAGTGCCCTTGGCTTACGTTTAACGGCCCAAGAAGATGTCTCAAAAAAAATATCTGCCCTTCCAATCAAAACTACCACTGTAAAGATTGAAGACAGTTATGTATCACGCCGCACCTTTACGGGCCGTGCTGTAGCAGGCCGCATCAGCCCTTTGGCGTTTGAGCTCGGCGGAACAGTTTCAGAGATATCTACTGATTTAGGTCAGCAGGTTACCAAAGGCGATATAATTGCCCGCCTTGACACGTCCCGCCTTGAAGCCAGCAAAAGCCAGCTGATTGCTGAGCAAGAAGAAGTAACTGCATCTCTTAAACTTGCAGAACGAACCTTAAAACGTGCTGAAGAGACATTTAAAAGCGGCCATGCATCGGCACAGCGACTTGATGAGGCCGAAGCGAATGCAATCACGTTAAAAGCCCGCCTGAAGCGCCTGGACGCTTCCTTGCGTACACTTGATGTAGATATCAGACGCTCTTCAATAAAAGCGCCGTTCAGCGGCACCATTACACAGCGCATGGTGGATGAAGGCACCGTTGTTGGTTCAGGCACATCCGTTCTAGAAATTACAGAAGATAGCCGCATGGAAGCCCATATCGGCATGCCGCCCAAGCATGCAAACAGTATCGCAATCGGTGCTTCCGTAGAACTGAGAGACGGTAAAAGACAAATTATCAAAGGAGCAACGGTTCGCTCTATTGTTCCCATCATCACCGGCCAGACCCGGACAATGATGGTAACGTTTGATCTGCCGGAAAATCGCACCACACGAGGCGAGCTAATCAACGCTGTTGTAAACGATGAACAAGATGCACACGGTGCATGGCTCCCTATTCGCGCCCTGTCATCTGATGTACGCGGTCTGTGGCGTGTTTATAAAGTACATCAGGAAGGTAGTGACCAAAGAGTACGCTTTGAGAACGTGCAGATCCTCTATACCGAGGGCAACCGCGTATTCGTAACAGGTACTATCTCAGATGGTGATATTCTGGTTGCGGACGGTATGAACAGGCTTGCGCCTGGCCAGCTCGTACGTGCAACGCAGTAA
- a CDS encoding zinc-dependent metalloprotease has protein sequence MFRVGNLISGLCAAALLSSVAFADFAEKTKDLEKKDGLITTYVDRDEAKVLLALDKASDNTFGRYIYAYYLTGGLGSNPLGLDRSLPGGTEILTFRRAGKNMLAVIENLSFRASADNPAEKKAVRTSFSESVIWSTPIVEFDEKTGKALIDLSGFLKRDAVGVAARLKRRNQGNYRIDGKRSYVDTEDAHVFPINLEFDAHLTFAGTNPGDEIYATTPDANSVTLIAHTTFMKMPDDGYEVRHSDERAGIISSSYVDMSAPLDGNTVVQLARRFRLQKDENGDVIKPIVFYIDNGAPEPIRSALLEGANWWAEAFEKAGFPGGYRAEILPEGVHPLDARYNVVNWVHRATRGWSYGSALHDPRTGETLRGVVLLGSLRVRQDIKIFEALSGASKTGTGEKDDPVELALQRIRQLSAHEIGHSLGFSHNMAGSSYGGRASVMDYPAPDVRAVGDDQLDFSRTYGVGVGGWDNWATKFLYSEYDDEEKVAQAKLVKEADEAGLLYVSDPDSRSIGTGHVKGALWDNGTDLVAELDNVLKVREIAMNNFGERNLRKGETYEALQTKFVPLYLYHRYQLQAAAKSLGGYEFEYRHEGDGRSAPVRVAWETQQAALEGLLKTVAPETLDISDVTLTVLSPVGRSNGDPQWNREIFDAVARPVFSEAEAAAVAADLTFDALLHPARLARLAEQNLSERGNDLAFVLARTVDFTTGTARADDTNVITLRAVVASRLMEQLIALNDHPATSVVVRSEVMKALKDLRLRFIDWRRGYSSAGSAMAVRIENALARAKTPAVKSPGNPDVPPGSPIGSGEAEACWHCEPVEFN, from the coding sequence ATGTTTAGGGTTGGGAACCTGATTTCAGGCTTGTGTGCGGCGGCTTTATTAAGTTCAGTTGCCTTTGCAGATTTTGCGGAAAAAACGAAAGATCTGGAAAAGAAAGATGGATTGATCACCACGTATGTTGATCGTGACGAAGCCAAAGTTCTGCTGGCGCTTGATAAAGCCAGTGATAATACCTTTGGTCGCTATATTTATGCATACTATTTAACAGGTGGTTTGGGGTCTAATCCTCTTGGGCTTGACCGTAGTTTGCCTGGGGGAACGGAGATTTTAACCTTCCGCCGCGCTGGCAAAAACATGTTGGCTGTTATTGAAAACCTAAGCTTTAGGGCATCTGCAGATAACCCTGCAGAGAAAAAGGCTGTCAGAACCAGTTTTTCGGAATCTGTTATCTGGTCTACGCCGATTGTTGAATTTGATGAAAAAACAGGTAAAGCACTGATTGATCTGAGCGGTTTTCTTAAGCGAGATGCCGTGGGCGTTGCTGCCAGATTAAAGCGGAGAAATCAGGGGAATTACCGCATTGATGGGAAGCGTTCTTATGTTGATACAGAAGATGCCCATGTTTTCCCAATTAACTTGGAGTTTGATGCACACCTCACTTTTGCAGGTACTAACCCTGGTGATGAAATTTATGCAACAACGCCGGATGCGAACTCTGTAACGCTTATTGCTCATACTACTTTTATGAAAATGCCGGATGATGGCTATGAAGTACGCCATTCTGATGAGCGTGCTGGTATTATTTCTTCTTCATATGTGGATATGTCAGCACCGCTAGATGGTAACACAGTGGTGCAATTGGCTAGACGTTTCCGGCTTCAAAAAGATGAAAACGGTGATGTGATTAAACCGATCGTTTTCTATATTGATAATGGTGCTCCGGAACCTATTCGTTCTGCTCTTCTTGAAGGTGCGAATTGGTGGGCAGAGGCCTTTGAAAAAGCTGGTTTCCCGGGTGGATATCGGGCTGAAATTCTGCCTGAAGGCGTTCATCCGCTAGATGCTCGATATAATGTCGTGAACTGGGTGCACCGTGCTACACGGGGTTGGTCTTATGGTTCTGCGCTTCATGATCCACGTACAGGTGAAACTTTGCGTGGTGTCGTATTGTTGGGTTCTCTGCGTGTTCGTCAGGATATCAAGATATTTGAAGCTCTTTCTGGGGCATCGAAAACGGGTACGGGCGAGAAAGATGATCCGGTAGAGTTGGCGCTTCAGCGTATCAGGCAGCTTTCAGCGCACGAAATTGGTCATTCTCTTGGCTTTTCTCACAATATGGCTGGGAGTTCATATGGGGGTCGTGCCAGCGTAATGGATTATCCCGCGCCAGATGTGCGTGCAGTTGGTGATGATCAGCTTGATTTCTCGCGTACTTATGGCGTTGGTGTTGGTGGCTGGGATAATTGGGCGACCAAATTCCTTTATTCTGAATATGACGATGAAGAAAAAGTAGCGCAAGCAAAGCTGGTGAAAGAAGCTGATGAAGCTGGCCTTCTTTATGTGTCAGATCCGGATAGTCGGAGTATTGGAACAGGCCACGTTAAAGGGGCCCTCTGGGATAATGGAACTGATCTAGTTGCAGAATTAGATAATGTTCTAAAGGTGCGCGAAATTGCCATGAACAATTTTGGTGAGCGTAACCTCCGTAAAGGTGAAACATATGAGGCGCTACAAACTAAATTTGTACCTCTTTATCTGTATCACCGTTATCAGTTACAGGCTGCGGCTAAGTCTTTGGGTGGATATGAATTTGAGTATCGCCATGAAGGTGATGGCCGGAGCGCACCTGTACGAGTTGCTTGGGAAACGCAACAAGCTGCGCTTGAGGGGCTTTTAAAAACGGTTGCACCCGAAACGCTTGATATCAGTGATGTAACTCTCACCGTTCTGTCACCTGTTGGTCGTTCAAATGGTGATCCACAATGGAACCGTGAAATCTTTGATGCGGTAGCAAGGCCTGTATTCAGTGAAGCTGAAGCGGCTGCGGTAGCCGCGGACCTTACATTTGATGCACTTCTGCATCCCGCACGTCTTGCACGTTTGGCTGAACAAAACCTTTCGGAGCGTGGTAATGATTTGGCCTTTGTACTTGCTCGTACTGTTGATTTTACAACGGGTACTGCTCGCGCTGACGATACAAATGTAATTACTCTTCGCGCCGTTGTGGCTTCAAGGCTGATGGAACAGCTAATCGCTTTGAATGATCACCCAGCGACTTCAGTGGTGGTGCGTTCCGAGGTAATGAAGGCGCTTAAGGATCTTAGGCTTCGCTTTATCGATTGGCGCCGCGGTTATAGCTCAGCAGGCAGTGCTATGGCGGTGCGAATTGAGAATGCGTTAGCGAGAGCTAAGACACCGGCTGTTAAAAGCCCTGGTAATCCTGATGTGCCGCCGGGTAGCCCAATTGGTTCTGGGGAAGCTGAGGCATGTTGGCACTGTGAGCCTGTAGAGTTTAATTAA
- a CDS encoding TetR/AcrR family transcriptional regulator has product MVDKSVLSEKKPKPSRGRPRDEGKNIAITEAASELFMELGFQGTNMDKIAKRAGVSKQTVYSHFESKEVLFARAISMVIERHSPANVLENLETHSLESDLRIICDSYARLLISPEAMSMERLLADEAVKGPELAQIFWESGPKIMQEGIKDFLRSWADKGELKIDNYNKAAALLTTLLKGKLQFKWSIGLISEVTEQMIQENIDDTVEVLLGLYKVK; this is encoded by the coding sequence ATGGTTGACAAAAGTGTCTTGAGCGAAAAAAAGCCTAAGCCTTCACGTGGACGGCCGCGTGATGAAGGTAAGAATATTGCGATAACCGAAGCCGCTAGTGAACTTTTCATGGAGCTGGGCTTTCAAGGCACCAATATGGATAAGATTGCTAAACGGGCAGGTGTTTCAAAACAAACCGTTTACAGTCATTTCGAATCTAAAGAGGTTTTATTCGCTCGCGCTATTTCAATGGTGATTGAACGGCATAGTCCTGCCAATGTTTTGGAAAATCTGGAGACACATTCCCTTGAAAGCGACCTGCGTATTATTTGTGACAGTTACGCACGGCTTTTGATAAGCCCTGAAGCAATGTCGATGGAGCGTCTTTTGGCTGACGAAGCTGTTAAAGGGCCTGAGCTTGCGCAAATTTTCTGGGAATCAGGGCCAAAGATTATGCAGGAAGGTATCAAGGATTTCCTTCGTTCTTGGGCTGATAAGGGTGAGCTGAAAATAGATAATTACAACAAGGCGGCAGCTTTGTTGACAACTCTTTTAAAAGGCAAGTTGCAGTTTAAATGGTCTATCGGTCTGATCTCTGAAGTGACAGAGCAGATGATACAGGAAAACATTGATGATACAGTTGAAGTGCTTTTGGGGCTTTACAAGGTAAAATAA
- a CDS encoding division/cell wall cluster transcriptional repressor MraZ: protein MAFFLSTFTNKVDKKGRVSIPAPFRNAVSQSLFAGVVVYQPFNMPCIEGADISFLEQLSDRLYGDFGPFDPDQMSVATAILAGASQLSFDPEGRVMLPAELKEFAGIDGQATFVGIGRKFQIWAPDAYKLHREEQMTLAAQKAPTLPAFGGGPQK from the coding sequence ATGGCATTTTTCCTGTCCACATTTACGAATAAGGTCGACAAGAAGGGGCGTGTGTCCATTCCTGCACCGTTTCGTAACGCCGTATCCCAGAGCCTCTTCGCTGGTGTTGTCGTTTACCAACCTTTTAATATGCCTTGCATCGAAGGCGCTGATATCTCTTTCCTTGAACAACTTTCTGACCGGCTCTACGGCGACTTTGGTCCTTTCGACCCTGATCAAATGTCCGTCGCCACCGCCATTCTTGCCGGCGCTTCCCAGCTTTCGTTCGACCCTGAAGGACGTGTGATGTTGCCTGCGGAACTTAAGGAGTTTGCAGGGATTGATGGTCAAGCGACTTTTGTGGGTATTGGCCGTAAGTTTCAGATTTGGGCGCCAGATGCCTATAAACTTCATAGAGAAGAGCAAATGACACTTGCGGCGCAAAAAGCACCGACTCTTCCAGCTTTTGGGGGAGGGCCACAAAAGTGA